CGCTCCGCTGAGGAGGACTCCCGTGTCGACGCCTGCGCCTGCTCCCGATCCCGCCCCCATCAGCCGCTTCCCCGTGCCGGATCCGGCCTCGCTGCCAGAGGACATCCGCCAGGTCATCGAGACCAACACCAAGAAGGCCGGTTTCACCCCCAACGTGTTCCTGGCGTACGCCTGGAAGCCGGACCACTTCCGCGCCTTCTTCCACTACTACGACGTCCTGATGCGGGGGGAGTCCGGGCTGTCGCGCGCCGAGCGCGAGATGATCGTGGTGGCCGCCAGCGCCGCGAATGCGTGCACCTACTGAACGGTGGCTCACGGAGCGGCGCTCCGTGTCCTGAGCAAGCACCCCTACATCGCCGACCAGATCAGCGCGAATTA
The window above is part of the Candidatus Rokuibacteriota bacterium genome. Proteins encoded here:
- a CDS encoding peroxidase-related enzyme (This protein belongs to a clade of uncharacterized proteins related to peroxidases such as the alkylhydroperoxidase AhpD.), which produces MSTPAPAPDPAPISRFPVPDPASLPEDIRQVIETNTKKAGFTPNVFLAYAWKPDHFRAFFHYYDVLMRGESGLSRAEREMIVVAASAANACTYUTVAHGAALRVLSKHPYIADQISANYRHAEVTPRQRAMLDFAVKITLDSGAIEAPDLEALRREGFGDSDIWDIGSIAAFFNLSNRMANLSAMRPNREFYTMGRGQ